One Novosphingobium sp. G106 DNA segment encodes these proteins:
- a CDS encoding glycine zipper 2TM domain-containing protein, translated as MRKLLIAATLAAVAIPALPAAADPPPWAPAHGRRAHEQQSMYDSSGRYREPHRLGRNDQVWRGNDGRYYCKRNNGTTGLIVGAAAGALLGRAIDTRGDRLLGTLLGGTGGALLGREIDRGGVSCR; from the coding sequence ATGCGCAAGCTACTCATCGCGGCGACGCTCGCCGCCGTCGCCATTCCCGCCCTGCCCGCCGCCGCCGATCCGCCGCCTTGGGCCCCTGCCCATGGCCGACGTGCGCACGAGCAGCAGTCGATGTATGACTCCAGCGGGCGCTACCGCGAACCGCACCGCCTGGGCCGCAACGACCAGGTCTGGCGTGGCAACGACGGCCGCTATTACTGCAAGCGTAACAACGGCACGACCGGCCTGATCGTTGGTGCCGCGGCCGGTGCCCTGCTGGGCCGCGCCATCGACACGCGCGGCGATCGTCTGCTTGGCACGCTGCTCGGCGGTACCGGCGGTGCCCTGCTGGGCCGCGAGATCGACCGCGGGGGCGTGAGCTGCCGCTAA